In Aquificaceae bacterium, a single window of DNA contains:
- the nadA gene encoding quinolinate synthase NadA, with amino-acid sequence MLQVELIKESELNSEDIKELQQEVRRLAREKNAVILAHYYQRPEVQDIADFVGDSLELSRKASQTDADIIVFCGVRFMCETAKIVNPTKKVLHPNPESGCPMADMITAKDVLRLREKHPDAEVVAYVNTNADVKAVSDVCVTSANAIKVVQKLSSKKIIFIPDQALGNWVKRHVPDKEFIIWQGFCPPHFEFTAREVQKLKELYPDAKVAVHPECHPKVIELADFVGSTSQIINYATTCEADKVIVITEVGLKHTLMKKNPNKEYIFPESMNYCGTVYCCTMKGITLPKVYQTLKEEINEVVLPEDIIEKAKRPILRMLELS; translated from the coding sequence ATGCTACAGGTAGAACTCATAAAAGAAAGTGAGCTAAATAGTGAGGATATAAAAGAGCTTCAGCAAGAAGTCCGTAGGCTCGCAAGGGAGAAAAATGCGGTTATCCTTGCCCACTACTACCAAAGACCAGAGGTGCAGGACATTGCGGACTTTGTGGGAGACTCTTTGGAGCTTTCTCGTAAGGCAAGCCAAACGGATGCGGACATTATAGTCTTTTGTGGCGTGCGTTTTATGTGTGAAACCGCCAAGATAGTAAACCCCACAAAGAAGGTGCTTCATCCTAACCCAGAGTCTGGTTGTCCTATGGCGGATATGATAACCGCAAAGGATGTGCTAAGGCTAAGGGAAAAGCATCCAGATGCGGAAGTGGTTGCCTATGTAAACACCAATGCGGATGTAAAGGCGGTCTCTGACGTGTGCGTAACTTCCGCCAATGCCATTAAGGTGGTGCAAAAGCTCTCATCTAAAAAGATAATCTTTATCCCCGACCAAGCCCTTGGAAACTGGGTCAAAAGGCATGTGCCAGACAAGGAGTTTATCATATGGCAAGGTTTTTGCCCTCCACACTTTGAGTTTACCGCAAGAGAAGTTCAAAAACTAAAGGAGCTATATCCAGATGCCAAGGTAGCGGTGCATCCCGAGTGCCATCCAAAGGTTATAGAGCTTGCGGACTTTGTGGGCTCTACCTCTCAGATAATCAACTATGCTACCACCTGTGAAGCGGACAAGGTCATAGTGATAACAGAGGTGGGTCTAAAGCACACTCTCATGAAGAAAAACCCCAACAAAGAATATATATTCCCAGAGTCTATGAACTACTGCGGGACTGTTTACTGTTGCACCATGAAGGGCATAACTTTACCGAAGGTCTACCAAACCCTAAAGGAAGAGATAAACGAGGTGGTGCTACCAGAAGATATAATTGAAAAGGCAAAGAGACCAATATTGAGGATGTTGGAGCTTTCATGA
- the ispG gene encoding flavodoxin-dependent (E)-4-hydroxy-3-methylbut-2-enyl-diphosphate synthase — MIARRKTRQIQVGSVKIGGDAPIVVQSMTSTKTHDIEATLEQIKRLAKAGCELVRVAVPHEEDVEALPDIVKNSPIPVIADIHFAPSYAFKSMEKGVHGIRINPGNIGKEEIVREIVEEARKKGVAIRIGVNSGSLEKDLLDKYGYPCAEALFESAMRWSERFEKWGFYNFKVSIKGSDVLENIRANELFAQHTDIPLHIGITEAGMGLKGIVKSSVGIGILLYKGIGDTVRVSLTDDPEVEIETAYAILQSLGLRRRGIEIIACPTCGRIEVDLPKVVREVEEKLKHIQKPLKVAIMGCVVNAIGEAREADIGLACGRGFAWLFKEGKPIKKVSEEEMAKALLEEIENIQS; from the coding sequence ATGATTGCACGCAGGAAAACTCGTCAAATACAGGTAGGCTCTGTAAAAATAGGTGGAGATGCACCCATTGTGGTGCAGTCCATGACCTCTACAAAAACACATGACATAGAGGCAACCCTTGAGCAGATAAAAAGGCTTGCAAAGGCAGGCTGTGAGCTTGTGCGTGTAGCGGTACCCCACGAAGAAGATGTGGAAGCTCTACCAGATATCGTAAAAAACTCTCCTATACCGGTGATAGCGGACATTCACTTTGCACCCTCTTACGCCTTCAAATCTATGGAAAAGGGTGTGCATGGCATTAGGATAAACCCTGGAAATATAGGGAAAGAGGAGATAGTAAGAGAAATAGTGGAAGAGGCAAGGAAAAAAGGCGTAGCCATACGCATAGGTGTAAACTCTGGCTCTCTTGAAAAGGACCTCTTGGACAAATATGGCTATCCCTGTGCGGAGGCACTTTTTGAGAGTGCCATGCGTTGGTCTGAGAGGTTTGAAAAATGGGGCTTTTATAACTTTAAGGTCTCCATTAAGGGCTCTGACGTTTTGGAAAACATAAGGGCTAACGAGCTTTTCGCTCAACATACAGACATACCACTCCACATAGGCATAACAGAGGCAGGAATGGGTCTAAAGGGCATAGTCAAATCCTCTGTGGGTATAGGCATTCTCCTATATAAGGGCATAGGGGACACGGTCAGAGTTTCTCTAACCGACGACCCAGAGGTGGAGATAGAAACCGCCTACGCCATATTACAGTCCCTTGGTCTAAGAAGGAGAGGCATAGAAATAATCGCCTGTCCTACCTGTGGAAGAATAGAGGTAGACCTGCCAAAGGTGGTGAGAGAGGTGGAAGAAAAGCTAAAGCATATACAAAAGCCTCTAAAGGTTGCCATAATGGGCTGTGTGGTAAACGCCATAGGTGAGGCTCGTGAAGCGGATATAGGTCTTGCCTGTGGCAGAGGCTTTGCATGGCTCTTTAAAGAGGGCAAACCTATAAAAAAGGTAAGCGAAGAGGAGATGGCAAAAGCACTCCTTGAGGAGATAGAAAATATTCAGAGTTGA